A window of Phycisphaerales bacterium contains these coding sequences:
- the icd gene encoding NADP-dependent isocitrate dehydrogenase, which translates to MPSAITMTPKGLNVPDQPILPFIEGDGTGPDIWRASVRVFDAAVQKAYGGKRKIQWQEVLAGEKAFNKTGNWLPDETLAAFKQYLVGIKGPLTTPVGGGIRSLNVALRQMLDLYVCLRPVRWFTGVPSPVKKPQDVDMVIFRENTEDIYAGIEYAGGTAECQKILNFMAEHFPKEFNKIRFGSQEKADAWQKVLEGIGAPHRDVKVEVGIGFKPVSYLGTERLVHSAIGYALKNKRKSVTLVHKGNIMKFTEGAFREWGYKVATTFYRGQTVTERETWILDNKESDPNLSNEANAKMIEPGYEMMTPDQQRKVVGEVETALKLWPTHGDGKWKNMLLIKDTIADITLQQVLTRAKEFDVLATMNLNGDYISDALAAQVGGIGIAPGANINYITGHAIFEATHGTAPKYANKDQVNPGSVILSGEMMLRYLGWTEAADLIIKGIDGAISAKTVTYDFHRMMEGATKLKCSEFGDAIIKHMG; encoded by the coding sequence ATGCCGTCTGCCATCACCATGACCCCCAAGGGTCTCAACGTCCCCGACCAGCCCATCCTGCCCTTCATCGAAGGCGACGGCACCGGGCCGGATATCTGGCGCGCCAGCGTCCGCGTCTTTGATGCCGCGGTGCAGAAGGCCTACGGCGGCAAGCGGAAAATCCAGTGGCAGGAAGTCCTCGCCGGCGAGAAGGCGTTCAACAAGACCGGCAACTGGCTGCCCGACGAGACGCTCGCCGCGTTCAAGCAGTACCTCGTGGGCATCAAAGGCCCGCTCACGACGCCCGTCGGCGGCGGCATCCGCTCGCTCAACGTGGCGCTGCGGCAGATGCTCGATCTTTACGTCTGTCTGCGGCCGGTGCGGTGGTTCACGGGTGTGCCTTCGCCGGTGAAGAAGCCGCAGGACGTGGACATGGTGATCTTCCGCGAGAACACCGAAGACATCTACGCCGGCATCGAGTACGCGGGCGGCACGGCCGAGTGCCAGAAGATTCTCAACTTCATGGCCGAGCACTTCCCCAAGGAGTTCAACAAGATCCGCTTCGGCAGCCAGGAGAAAGCCGACGCATGGCAGAAGGTGCTCGAAGGCATCGGGGCTCCTCATCGCGACGTCAAGGTCGAAGTCGGCATCGGCTTCAAGCCCGTGTCCTACCTCGGCACCGAGCGCCTCGTGCACAGCGCCATCGGCTACGCGCTCAAGAACAAGCGCAAGAGCGTCACGCTGGTGCACAAGGGCAACATCATGAAGTTCACTGAAGGGGCGTTCCGCGAGTGGGGCTACAAAGTGGCCACCACGTTCTATCGCGGCCAGACAGTGACCGAGCGCGAAACCTGGATCCTCGACAACAAGGAGAGCGATCCGAATCTTTCCAACGAAGCCAACGCGAAGATGATCGAGCCCGGCTACGAGATGATGACGCCCGATCAGCAGCGCAAAGTGGTCGGCGAAGTCGAGACGGCTCTCAAACTCTGGCCCACGCACGGCGACGGCAAGTGGAAGAACATGCTGCTCATCAAGGACACCATCGCCGACATCACCCTTCAGCAGGTGCTCACGCGCGCCAAAGAGTTCGATGTCCTTGCCACGATGAACCTCAACGGCGATTACATCAGCGACGCGCTAGCGGCCCAGGTCGGCGGCATCGGCATCGCGCCCGGCGCGAACATCAACTACATCACCGGCCACGCGATCTTCGAAGCGACGCACGGGACGGCGCCCAAGTACGCCAACAAGGACCAGGTCAATCCCGGCTCGGTGATCCTCTCAGGCGAGATGATGCTGCGCTACCTGGGCTGGACCGAGGCGGCCGATCTCATCATCAAGGGCATCGACGGCGCCATCAGCGCCAAGACGGTCACCTACGACTTCCACCGCATGATGGAGGGCGCGACCAAGCTCAAGTGCAGCGAATTCGGCGACGCGATCATCAAGCACATGGGCTGA
- a CDS encoding PEP-CTERM sorting domain-containing protein, translated as MKQLRASLAIFAIAGGMTSAACADTLIDDFSSVDDPTPWPVVITTIDSIDIHELGLTNVIGGSRHSTVRATFLDTLGLDFVQAAIVPNFGMILDYSSTAGARGDWNLLYDQDGAGLNADFSAITDVMIEFGRFDFANGQPLPVSVTLFDGNESALLTRSLDSPGPQTLVFAMSDFSGIGLLDLTHLQSISVFLDPGVAVDFRLTQIYGVPAPASLALLGFGAAAIGGRRCSRTRRN; from the coding sequence ATGAAACAATTGCGCGCCAGCCTCGCGATCTTCGCCATCGCGGGCGGCATGACGTCCGCCGCCTGTGCGGACACCCTCATCGACGACTTTTCTTCAGTGGATGACCCGACGCCCTGGCCCGTCGTCATCACCACGATCGACTCGATCGACATCCACGAGCTCGGCCTGACCAACGTCATCGGCGGCTCGCGGCATTCGACCGTCCGCGCCACGTTCCTCGACACTCTCGGTCTCGACTTTGTTCAGGCCGCGATCGTGCCGAACTTCGGCATGATCCTCGACTACTCTTCGACCGCTGGCGCGCGCGGCGACTGGAATCTGCTCTACGACCAGGACGGCGCCGGACTGAACGCAGACTTCTCTGCCATCACCGACGTCATGATCGAGTTCGGCCGCTTCGACTTTGCCAACGGGCAGCCGCTGCCGGTTTCGGTGACACTCTTTGACGGCAACGAATCGGCGCTGCTCACAAGGTCGCTCGACAGCCCGGGGCCGCAGACGCTCGTGTTTGCCATGTCGGACTTCTCCGGCATCGGCCTGCTTGATCTCACCCATCTGCAGAGCATCAGCGTCTTTCTCGACCCGGGTGTGGCCGTCGACTTCCGGTTGACGCAGATCTACGGCGTGCCGGCGCCGGCGAGCCTGGCCCTGCTGGGCTTCGGCGCTGCGGCGATCGGCGGTCGGCGGTGCAGCCGCACTCGCCGGAACTGA
- a CDS encoding HlyD family efflux transporter periplasmic adaptor subunit, with protein MTRTAPDIHRKPPARHALLLKVLLVLGVIGGLGGTAIVYSLNRGAPGDDVAVDDRYRVAEMSFEMTIPATGELEALNSVEIRNLVEGRTVIKWIIDEGKRVAKGDLLVELTSDEIVNRIEEETLRVESAKSELVSAQESVALQESQNRSTESKSRLAVELAQLELDRWQQGEVATRRKDIEVRLQLAIRNADQRKKDFENSEMLFREGFISESEYVTDQNRLDEAKAELEKAQLAKQIYEEYEYPKDYKVKKSDLDEAMAELDRVVSANSRTLEQKKADLINKERQLTIRESRLAKLQEQLAACSMTAPGDGLVVYGSSVGRNPWRRDEPLQIGQEVYNNQLLIILPDTNQLVASVRVHETQSNRVQVGMPATVRIDANSKLLLAAKVRNVGVMAEQAGFGSQVREYTIRLLIEGENQWDLKPSMRCKAEILLGRVENVLAVPIQAVYIERGKAYAWVPAGSSRWKKQPVTTGRNSETMIEIKSGLEPGAIVLLRPPTPGEIEG; from the coding sequence ATGACCAGAACTGCACCTGATATCCACCGAAAACCGCCCGCCCGGCACGCCCTGCTGCTCAAGGTCCTGCTCGTGCTCGGGGTGATCGGCGGCCTCGGCGGCACCGCCATCGTCTATTCCCTGAACCGGGGAGCCCCCGGCGACGACGTGGCGGTCGATGACCGCTATCGCGTCGCCGAGATGAGTTTCGAGATGACGATCCCCGCGACCGGGGAACTCGAGGCCCTCAATTCGGTTGAGATCCGCAACCTCGTCGAGGGCCGTACCGTCATCAAGTGGATCATCGACGAAGGCAAGCGCGTGGCCAAGGGCGATCTGCTCGTGGAACTCACCAGCGACGAGATCGTCAACCGCATCGAAGAGGAGACCCTGCGCGTCGAGTCGGCCAAGAGCGAATTGGTCTCGGCGCAGGAGTCCGTCGCGCTTCAGGAGAGCCAGAACCGCTCCACGGAGAGCAAGTCCCGCCTGGCCGTGGAACTGGCCCAACTCGAACTTGATCGCTGGCAGCAGGGTGAGGTCGCCACCCGCCGCAAGGATATCGAAGTGCGCCTGCAGCTGGCCATCCGCAACGCCGACCAGCGCAAGAAGGACTTCGAGAACTCGGAGATGCTCTTTCGCGAAGGCTTCATCAGCGAGAGCGAGTACGTCACCGACCAGAACCGGCTCGACGAGGCCAAGGCCGAACTCGAAAAGGCCCAGCTCGCCAAGCAGATCTACGAGGAGTACGAGTACCCGAAGGACTACAAGGTCAAGAAGAGCGACCTCGACGAAGCGATGGCGGAACTCGATCGCGTCGTCTCCGCCAATTCACGCACGCTTGAGCAGAAGAAGGCCGACCTGATCAACAAGGAGCGGCAACTGACGATCCGCGAATCGCGCCTGGCCAAACTCCAGGAGCAGCTGGCCGCCTGCTCGATGACCGCGCCCGGCGACGGGCTGGTGGTCTACGGCTCGAGCGTGGGGCGCAACCCGTGGCGGCGTGATGAGCCGCTCCAGATCGGCCAGGAGGTCTACAACAACCAGCTGCTCATCATCCTGCCCGACACGAACCAGCTCGTCGCATCGGTGCGCGTGCACGAAACGCAGTCCAACCGCGTGCAGGTGGGGATGCCGGCGACGGTGCGAATCGACGCCAATTCCAAGCTGCTGCTCGCCGCGAAGGTGCGCAACGTCGGCGTCATGGCCGAGCAGGCGGGCTTTGGCAGCCAGGTCCGCGAGTACACGATCCGCCTGCTCATCGAGGGCGAGAATCAATGGGACCTCAAGCCGTCGATGCGCTGCAAGGCGGAGATTCTGCTGGGCCGGGTTGAGAACGTCCTCGCCGTGCCGATTCAGGCGGTCTACATCGAGCGCGGCAAGGCATATGCGTGGGTGCCGGCTGGATCGTCCAGGTGGAAGAAGCAGCCAGTCACAACCGGCCGCAACAGCGAAACGATGATCGAGATCAAGTCCGGCCTTGAACCCGGCGCGATCGTGCTGCTGCGACCGCCCACGCCCGGCGAGATCGAAGGCTGA
- a CDS encoding TolC family protein: protein MIAVMAPAAILAPALLLAPLLTGCSPGLAGIDRQASKIISARTEALGGNAVVPTYEHLDPVRAEADQIRHTEQNTESFPETRNPAASELTIERADPRRTVQALLDRYKDPDPAMQRFTLEQTLKYAVENAREYKTAKEELLLAALRLLTQRHLFGPRFFDEVTASFDGDPEDGDYEIAARLVNEFRVTQRLQSGGELSARALVNATEQLRRRVGDPESESQSASIILSANIPLLRGAGDVAQESLISAERQMVYSTRTFERFRQQFLFNIATDYFDLLRAQAQIENARRVLASRQALYRETEALYQRGRRAQFELSETQARVLSSENSLADQRDRYIVQLERFRIRLGLPPDNPYLIDTMSSFDLPVPELDVVESVRRGLLYRLDLQTTRDQLDDSRRGVANARNDLLPDLDLSASMTIPTDPSLTRAGLQLDDDEIGYSASITFGLPIDREIERIGLRQATIDLERARRDVRETEDNIELSIRSAMRDIQLALFSLQIQNESIRIIRRRIEGLELRRADVTARTRIDAQDELSAALDARDAAIRNLRVAIMRYLLETGQFRVDADGQFIAPPGMEQLTPEEAEELYQMGTSGEAVFGGLQAPEGEQPGDEPETAPLDPGQP from the coding sequence ATGATCGCCGTGATGGCGCCGGCGGCGATTCTCGCGCCGGCGCTGCTTCTGGCGCCGCTGCTCACGGGTTGCAGCCCGGGCTTGGCGGGGATCGATCGGCAGGCGTCGAAGATCATTTCCGCGCGAACCGAGGCGCTGGGCGGCAACGCGGTGGTGCCCACCTACGAGCACCTCGACCCGGTCCGGGCCGAGGCGGATCAGATTCGCCACACCGAGCAGAACACCGAGTCGTTTCCGGAGACGCGCAATCCGGCTGCGTCGGAACTGACCATCGAGCGGGCCGACCCCCGCCGCACCGTGCAGGCTCTGCTTGATCGCTACAAGGACCCTGATCCCGCGATGCAGCGCTTCACGCTCGAGCAGACGCTCAAGTACGCCGTGGAGAACGCGCGCGAATACAAGACCGCCAAGGAAGAACTGCTGCTGGCGGCGCTGCGGCTGCTCACGCAGCGGCACCTGTTCGGGCCGCGGTTCTTTGATGAGGTGACGGCGTCGTTCGACGGCGATCCGGAGGATGGCGATTACGAAATCGCCGCGCGTCTCGTCAACGAGTTCCGCGTGACGCAGCGGCTGCAGTCCGGCGGCGAACTGTCGGCCCGGGCGCTGGTCAACGCCACCGAGCAGCTGCGCCGCCGCGTCGGCGATCCTGAGAGCGAGTCCCAGTCGGCCAGCATCATCCTCTCGGCGAACATCCCGCTGCTGCGCGGCGCCGGCGATGTGGCGCAGGAGTCGCTCATCAGCGCTGAGCGGCAGATGGTCTACTCCACGCGCACTTTCGAGCGCTTCCGCCAGCAGTTCCTCTTCAACATCGCCACCGACTACTTCGACCTGCTCCGCGCCCAGGCGCAGATCGAGAACGCCCGGCGCGTCCTCGCCAGCCGCCAGGCCCTGTACAGAGAGACCGAAGCGCTCTACCAGCGCGGCCGGCGAGCCCAGTTCGAATTGAGCGAGACGCAGGCGCGCGTGCTGTCGAGCGAAAACAGCCTCGCCGACCAGCGCGACCGCTACATCGTGCAACTCGAGCGGTTTCGCATCCGCCTCGGCCTGCCGCCGGACAATCCATACCTGATCGACACCATGTCGTCGTTCGACCTGCCGGTGCCCGAACTGGACGTCGTCGAAAGCGTCCGTCGCGGCCTGCTCTACCGCCTCGATCTCCAGACGACGCGGGACCAGCTCGACGACTCTCGGCGCGGCGTGGCCAACGCGCGCAACGACCTGCTGCCGGATCTCGATCTGAGTGCGTCGATGACCATTCCCACCGATCCTTCGCTTACGCGCGCCGGCCTCCAACTCGATGACGATGAGATCGGCTACTCCGCCTCGATCACCTTCGGCCTGCCCATCGACCGCGAGATCGAGCGCATCGGTCTGCGCCAGGCGACGATCGACCTCGAGCGGGCCCGCCGGGACGTGCGCGAGACGGAGGACAATATCGAGTTGAGCATCCGCTCAGCGATGCGCGACATCCAACTCGCCCTGTTCAGTCTGCAGATTCAGAACGAGAGCATCCGGATCATCCGCCGGCGCATCGAGGGCCTCGAACTCCGCCGGGCGGATGTCACGGCGCGCACGCGCATCGACGCGCAGGATGAACTCTCGGCGGCTCTGGACGCCCGTGATGCGGCGATCCGCAACCTGCGCGTGGCGATCATGCGTTACCTGCTGGAAACGGGGCAGTTCCGCGTGGACGCCGACGGCCAGTTCATCGCGCCGCCGGGCATGGAGCAGCTGACACCAGAGGAAGCCGAGGAGCTGTACCAGATGGGTACCTCCGGCGAGGCGGTCTTCGGGGGGCTGCAGGCGCCGGAAGGCGAGCAGCCGGGAGATGAACCCGAAACAGCCCCTCTGGACCCTGGCCAGCCTTGA
- a CDS encoding sulfotransferase, with protein sequence MADLNDMLAAWRQRTARVDQLDKLFIIGCGKSGTTWLRHMLNGHPQIVVQGEGSFAWRLLPHFFQAIDAFNAHQQQGQPPVTHFDPGDRAVMARLLIDTQFARYLEHARQEGRDLSALRYVGDKTPQHTIAIGPLSALYPNCRFVHIMRDPRDVAVSGWFHDGKDSGRTFEQFIRHYMNEVWPLQVGSARRDGPPLGAGRYFELRYRDLLGDEELWLRRILDFLEVDATGDIISRCREAGSFKRLSGGRERGQEDASNFYRKGVAGDWRNHLPLELAQECCDRIADLMRSAGYDPDCSEALAGAGQRT encoded by the coding sequence ATGGCCGACCTCAACGACATGCTCGCCGCCTGGCGGCAGCGCACCGCACGCGTCGATCAACTCGACAAACTCTTCATCATCGGTTGCGGCAAGTCGGGCACGACCTGGCTGCGCCACATGCTCAACGGGCATCCGCAGATCGTGGTGCAGGGCGAGGGCTCGTTTGCCTGGCGCCTGCTGCCGCACTTCTTCCAGGCCATCGATGCGTTCAACGCCCACCAGCAGCAGGGCCAGCCGCCGGTCACGCACTTTGACCCCGGCGATCGCGCCGTCATGGCCCGACTGCTCATCGACACGCAGTTTGCCCGCTATCTCGAACACGCGCGGCAGGAGGGGCGGGACCTGTCGGCCCTGCGCTACGTCGGCGACAAGACGCCGCAGCACACCATCGCCATCGGGCCGTTGAGTGCGCTGTATCCGAACTGCCGGTTCGTGCACATCATGCGCGATCCGCGCGATGTCGCCGTGAGCGGCTGGTTCCATGACGGCAAAGACTCCGGCCGCACGTTTGAGCAGTTCATCCGGCACTACATGAACGAAGTCTGGCCGCTGCAGGTCGGCTCGGCGCGGCGCGATGGCCCGCCGCTGGGGGCCGGGCGCTACTTCGAACTGCGCTACCGCGACCTGCTGGGCGATGAAGAACTCTGGCTGCGCCGAATCCTCGATTTTCTCGAAGTCGATGCGACGGGCGACATCATCTCGCGCTGCCGCGAGGCGGGTTCGTTCAAGCGGCTCTCTGGCGGGCGCGAGCGCGGCCAGGAGGATGCGAGCAACTTCTATCGCAAGGGCGTGGCGGGCGACTGGCGCAATCACCTGCCGCTCGAACTGGCGCAGGAGTGCTGCGACCGCATCGCCGACCTTATGCGCAGCGCCGGCTACGACCCGGATTGCAGCGAAGCGCTGGCCGGGGCGGGACAGCGGACTTGA
- the guaB gene encoding IMP dehydrogenase — MEQKIISDGITFDDVLLIPRRSDVLPSGVDTSTRLTRNIRINIPLVSAPMDTVTESSLAIALAQEGGIGIIHKNLSIEDQAREVVQVKRSENGVITDPVTLSPDQPVSVALDLMEKFHVSGFPVTVNGAGHGKVVGILTRRDIKFLESRDQRVREVMTSDHLVTGPSNTTLELAKDILSRGKVEKLLLVDDSGCLTGMITMRDIDNLEQHPLACRDDRGRLRVGAAVGVHQYDRVEALVGAEVDVIIVDTAHGHSENVLSTVRSIRERFDIEIIAGNIATAEAARDLIEAGVDAVKVGIGPGSICTTRVVTGVGVPQISAIFNACSAADSEGIPVISDGGVRSSGDIAKAIAAGASSVMMGSLFGGLEESPGEIVIRRGRRYKSYRGMGSAGAMAKGSADRYGQKSDTPSSKFVPEGVEGLVPFRGKLADFAYQMVGGVRAAMGYCGCQTIEDLRTQARFTKVSSASLVESHPHDITITREAPNYTVDTYMMDG; from the coding sequence ATGGAACAGAAGATCATCAGCGACGGCATCACCTTCGACGACGTCCTGCTCATTCCCCGCCGTTCCGATGTCCTGCCCTCGGGCGTGGACACCTCCACCCGGCTCACCCGCAACATCCGAATCAACATTCCGCTCGTCAGCGCGCCCATGGACACGGTGACGGAGTCGTCTCTGGCGATCGCCCTCGCCCAGGAAGGCGGCATCGGCATCATCCACAAGAACCTGAGCATCGAAGACCAGGCGCGCGAGGTCGTGCAGGTCAAGCGATCGGAAAACGGCGTCATCACCGACCCGGTCACGCTCAGCCCGGATCAGCCTGTCTCCGTCGCCCTTGATCTGATGGAGAAGTTCCACGTGTCGGGCTTCCCGGTGACCGTGAACGGCGCGGGGCATGGCAAGGTCGTGGGCATCCTCACCCGGCGTGACATCAAGTTCCTCGAATCGCGAGACCAGCGCGTGCGCGAGGTCATGACCAGCGACCATCTGGTCACCGGGCCGAGCAACACGACGCTCGAACTGGCCAAGGACATCCTGAGCCGAGGCAAGGTCGAGAAGCTGCTCCTCGTCGATGACTCCGGTTGCCTGACGGGCATGATCACGATGCGCGACATCGACAATCTCGAGCAGCACCCGCTGGCCTGCCGCGACGATCGGGGCCGGCTGCGCGTCGGCGCCGCCGTGGGCGTGCACCAGTACGACCGGGTCGAAGCGCTCGTGGGGGCCGAGGTCGATGTGATCATCGTCGATACGGCGCACGGCCACAGCGAAAACGTGCTGAGCACGGTGCGCTCCATTCGCGAGCGGTTCGACATCGAGATCATCGCCGGCAACATCGCCACAGCCGAGGCGGCGCGCGACCTCATCGAAGCCGGCGTGGATGCGGTGAAGGTCGGCATCGGCCCGGGTTCGATCTGCACGACGCGCGTCGTCACCGGCGTGGGCGTGCCGCAGATCAGCGCCATCTTCAACGCCTGCAGCGCCGCCGACAGCGAGGGCATTCCCGTCATCTCCGATGGCGGCGTGCGCTCATCGGGCGACATCGCCAAGGCGATCGCGGCGGGGGCGTCGAGCGTGATGATGGGCTCGCTCTTTGGCGGGCTCGAAGAGTCGCCCGGCGAAATCGTCATCCGCCGCGGCCGGCGCTACAAGTCCTACCGGGGCATGGGATCGGCCGGGGCCATGGCCAAGGGCTCGGCCGACCGCTACGGCCAGAAGAGCGACACGCCCAGCAGCAAGTTCGTCCCCGAAGGCGTCGAGGGCCTGGTGCCCTTCCGCGGCAAACTCGCCGACTTCGCCTACCAGATGGTCGGCGGCGTCCGCGCCGCGATGGGCTACTGCGGCTGCCAGACGATCGAAGACCTCCGCACGCAGGCCCGTTTCACCAAGGTGAGCAGCGCCAGCCTCGTCGAATCGCATCCGCACGACATCACCATTACGCGTGAAGCGCCGAACTACACCGTGGACACCTACATGATGGACGGCTGA
- a CDS encoding excinuclease ABC subunit UvrC: MPPPESRIPDLLRKARGLPAAPGVYLMKDDKGRVLYVGKASRLCDRVSSYFIPSTDLGPRKQPMLDVVHDFDTIDCETEWEALLAENRLIKDLHPRFNAFLTDDKTFPYLAVTVRDDFPGVFITRNPSDPKLKGAKFYGPFTTGYALQDAVKMLQGVFKYRTCSLDILADDPKNSTFRPCLLYTIGQCTAPCANKIDKETYREDIRRFMRFLESKRSAMLRELRDEMEQASANLEFERAAILRDQVRAIEKLDDRGRITDGWQPEAELMVGIDPKRSLRSLKRTLKLEQDIRCVEGIDIAHLQGGETVGSKVCFVDGRPFKDEYRRYKIRSVDNDDYMAIREVVSRRYREAGQGHELYPDVILIDGGLGQLHAALEAFETLDVKPPMVISLAKKEELIYIQRQSEPIRLGRDNLGLRLCQAIRDEAHRFAQHYHHVLRRKKTLGEK, from the coding sequence ATGCCCCCGCCCGAATCCCGCATTCCCGATCTGCTGCGCAAGGCCCGTGGCCTGCCGGCCGCGCCCGGCGTCTACCTCATGAAAGACGACAAGGGCCGGGTTCTGTACGTCGGCAAGGCGAGCCGGCTGTGCGATCGCGTCAGCTCCTACTTCATTCCCTCGACAGACCTTGGCCCGCGCAAGCAGCCGATGCTCGACGTCGTGCACGACTTCGACACCATCGACTGCGAAACGGAGTGGGAAGCGCTGCTCGCCGAGAACCGGCTCATCAAGGATCTGCACCCGCGCTTCAACGCATTTCTGACCGATGACAAGACCTTTCCGTACCTTGCCGTCACCGTGCGCGATGACTTCCCCGGCGTATTCATCACGCGCAACCCGTCGGATCCGAAACTCAAGGGCGCCAAGTTCTACGGGCCGTTCACGACCGGCTACGCGCTGCAGGACGCGGTCAAGATGCTCCAGGGCGTGTTCAAGTACCGCACGTGCAGTCTCGACATTCTCGCCGATGATCCGAAGAACAGCACGTTCCGCCCCTGCCTGCTCTACACGATCGGCCAGTGCACGGCGCCGTGCGCCAACAAGATCGACAAGGAAACATACCGCGAAGACATCCGCCGCTTCATGCGCTTTCTCGAATCGAAGCGCTCGGCGATGCTTCGCGAACTGCGCGACGAGATGGAGCAGGCCAGCGCCAATCTGGAGTTCGAGCGCGCGGCCATTCTGCGCGATCAGGTTCGAGCGATCGAGAAGCTCGATGATCGCGGCCGCATCACCGACGGATGGCAGCCCGAAGCCGAACTCATGGTCGGCATCGACCCCAAGCGCAGCCTCCGCAGCCTCAAGCGCACGCTCAAACTCGAACAGGACATCCGCTGCGTCGAAGGCATCGACATCGCACACCTGCAGGGAGGCGAGACGGTCGGCTCGAAAGTTTGCTTCGTGGATGGGCGGCCGTTCAAGGACGAGTACCGCCGCTACAAGATCCGTAGCGTGGACAACGACGACTACATGGCCATCCGCGAAGTCGTTTCACGCCGCTATCGCGAAGCCGGCCAGGGGCATGAACTGTACCCCGACGTCATTCTCATCGACGGCGGCCTCGGCCAGTTACACGCGGCGCTCGAAGCATTCGAGACGCTGGACGTCAAGCCGCCGATGGTCATCTCGCTGGCCAAGAAGGAAGAGTTGATCTACATCCAGCGCCAGAGCGAGCCGATCAGGCTCGGCCGCGACAACCTTGGCCTGCGCCTGTGCCAGGCGATCCGCGACGAGGCGCACCGGTTCGCGCAGCACTACCACCACGTGCTGCGGCGCAAGAAGACGCTCGGCGAGAAGTAG
- a CDS encoding peptidylprolyl isomerase, with the protein MPEYPQVELDTEFGTITVELWNDVAPNHAANFLKLVEQGFYDGLTFHRIIPQFVIQGGCPRGDGTGGPGWTVKAEFNDRKHEKGVLSMARSSDPDSAGSQFFICLGREHCRHLDRQYTAFGAVIDGIEVVDQIAATRSAGQEEGRSGNAPKINSAKVISR; encoded by the coding sequence ATGCCTGAATACCCGCAGGTCGAACTGGACACCGAATTCGGCACGATCACCGTCGAACTCTGGAATGACGTCGCGCCCAACCACGCCGCGAACTTCCTGAAACTCGTCGAGCAGGGCTTCTACGACGGGCTGACGTTCCATCGCATCATTCCGCAGTTCGTCATCCAGGGCGGCTGCCCGCGCGGCGACGGCACCGGCGGTCCGGGCTGGACCGTCAAGGCCGAGTTCAACGACCGCAAGCACGAAAAGGGCGTGCTCTCGATGGCGCGGAGCAGCGACCCGGACTCGGCGGGCAGCCAATTCTTTATCTGCCTCGGCCGCGAGCACTGCAGGCATCTCGACCGGCAGTACACCGCCTTCGGGGCCGTGATCGACGGCATCGAGGTGGTCGATCAGATCGCCGCGACGCGCTCGGCCGGCCAGGAGGAAGGCCGCTCGGGCAACGCGCCGAAGATCAATTCCGCCAAAGTGATCAGCCGGTAA